The Astyanax mexicanus isolate ESR-SI-001 chromosome 14, AstMex3_surface, whole genome shotgun sequence genome window below encodes:
- the LOC125780972 gene encoding uncharacterized protein LOC125780972, translated as MFTAVQEAAIVNLVRANNEIRLREIQSHIIQENTIFSNIQQVSLSTLARILKRNQIRMKQLYKVPFERNSQRNKELRRAYVDTVLEMDAHATPHEFIFIDEAGFNLAKTRRRGRNVIGHRAIINVPGQRGGNITMCAAISNTHGVLHRHANLGPYNTAHILTFLGRLHNILIPERMNDADRHRNRYVVVWDNVSFLRAATVQNWFADHPPFLVQYLPPYSPFLNPIEEFFSAWRWKVYDRQPFVRMPLLQAMEEACDEIDVGAIQGWIRHSRRFFPQCLAKDNIACDVDVALWPDPAVRQEAV; from the exons ATGTTCACCGCGGTACAAGAAGCTGCCATTGTAAACTTGGTTAGGGCAAATAATGAAATCAGATTACGAGAAATTCAAAGCCACATCATCCAAGAAAACACAATATTCAGCAACATTCAACAAGTCAGTCTTTCTACATTGGCTCGCATTCTCAAGCGAAACCAAATCAGAATGAAACAACTTTATAAAGTGCCTTTTGAGAGAAACTCTCAAAGAAACAAAGAGCTCAGACGAGCATATGTGGAT aCAGTACTGGAAATGGATGCTCATGCAACTCCACATGAGTTCATCTTTATAGATGAGGCTGGGTTCAACCTAGCAAAGACCAGAAGAAGGGGAAGAAATGTCATTGGCCACAGAGCAATTATAAATGTTCCTGGCCAACGTGGTGGGAACATCACAATGTGCGCTGCCATCTCCAATACGCATGGTGTCCTCCACCGCCATGCCAACCTTGGACCATACAACACAGCCCATATTCTCACATTTCTGGGTAGACTCCACAACATTCTCATACCAGAGCGAATGAATGACGCAGACCGTCACAGAAACAGGTACGTTGTAGTATGGGACAACGTGAGCTTTCTTCGTGCAGCCACAGTCCAAAACTGGTTTGCTGACCACCCACCATTTCTCGTGCAATACCTCCCACCATACTCACCATTTCTGAACCCCATAGAAGAGTTCTTTTCAGCATGGCGGTGGAAGGTATATGACCGGCAGCCCTTTGTGCGCATGCCTCTTCTGCAGGCTATGGAAGAGGCATGTGATGAAATTGATGTGGGTGCAATTCAGGGATGGATAAGGCACTCAAGACGCTTCTTCCCTCAATGTCTGGCAAAGGACAATATTGCCTGTGATGTGGACGTGGCATTGTGGCCAGACCCAGCTGTACGACAAGAAGCTGTCTAA